CGGCGGGCGTTTCTCGTGCGCCGGCACCGGCCCAACGCCCGGTTTCCGCCCGCGGGCGCCGCTTCGCCCGGCAGGATGGTCGCTGTCGACTGGGACTCCCGCTGCGTCGACCGGTGCGTCGGTACGAGGGTGGGTGGAGATGGCCGGAGGGCGAGGCCGCTGGACGGCCACCCTGATCGCGCTGGTGGTCGTGCTGGGCTGGCTGGTCCTCGGCGGCATCGCCGGGCCCTACTCCGGGAAGCTCGGTGACGTCGCGACCAACAACAACGCCTCCTTCCTTCCCGCCGACGCCGAGGCGACCCGGGCGCAGAACCTGTCGGCCGGCTTCGTCGAGAGGGAGACCACCCCGGCCCTCGTCGTCTACGAACGCACCTCGGGCATCACCCCCGCCGACCAGCAGCGGATCCAGGTCGACGCGGCGCGCTTCGCCCAGGTGCCGGGCGTGGTCGGCCCGCTGCCGCCGCCGATCGTCAGCCAGGACCGGCAGGCCGTGCAGGTCGTCGTCCCGATCGACAGCTCGGAGGGCGAACAGATCCGCGCGGTGGTCGACCGGTTGCGCACGATCGCCGGCGCGGACCGGGACGGCCTCACCGTCGACGTCGCCGGGCCGGCCGGGCTGCTCGCCGACCTGATCGAGGTGTTCACCGCCATCGACGGCCCGCTGCTGCTGGTCACCCTGGTCGTGGTGCTGGTCATCCTGCTGATCGTCTACCGCAGCCCGGTGCTGTGGATCTTCCCGCTGCTCGCCGCCGGGATGTCGTACTCGCTGGCCGCGCTCTGCGTCTACCTGCTGGCCAGGAACGACGTCATCAAGCTGAACGGGCAGGCCCAGGGCATCCTCACCGTGTTGGTCTTCGGCGCCGGCACCGACTACGCGCTGCTGCTCATCGCCCGCTACCGCGAGGAACTGCACCGGCACGACCGGCCCGGGGCGGCGATGCGGGCCGCCTGGCGGGGCGCCGCCCCGGCGATCATCGCGTCCGGCGCGACGGTCATCGTCAGCCTGCTCTGCCTCCTGCTGTCCAGCCTCAACTCCAACCGGGCGCTCGGCCCGGTCGCCGCGGTCGGCATCGCCGCCACGCTGCTGGTGATGCTCACCTTCCTCCCCGCCCTGCTGCTACTCGGCGGACGGTGGGCGTTCTGGCCCCGGCGGCCCCGCCTCGACCACGCCGACCCGCACACCGAGCACGGTGTCTGGGGCCGGATCGCCGGCTTCGTGGCCCGCCGGGCTCGGACCGTCTGGCTGGTCACCGCGGTGGTCCTGGCCGCCCTCGCGGTCGGCGTGACCCAGCTCGGCGCCACCACCCTCGGCCAGTCCGACCTGTTCACCAACCGCACCGACTCGGTCGCCGGCCAGGAGGCGATCGCCCGGCACTACCCGGCCGGCACCGGCAGCCCGGCCACCATCTTCACCAACGAGGCCACCGCCCGGCAGGTGGCCCAGGTGGCGCAGGGCGTGCCCGGGGTGTCCTCCGTCCGCCCCCTCACCGCCCAGAACCAGGCCGGGCCGCCCGACCCGAACGCACCGCCCCTCGTGGTCGACGGGCGGGTGCAGCTGCTGGCCACCCTGGCCGACCCGCCGGACAGCAACGGGGCCGAGCGGACCATCCGCGATCTGCGCGCGGCGGTGCACCGGGTGCCCGGCGCGGACTCCGTGGTCGGCGGGTTCACCGCCATCAACGTGGACACCGCCGCCGCCACCACCCGCGACCGTAACGTCATCATCCCGGTGGTGCTGCTGGTCATCGCGATCATCCTGGCGCTGCTGCTGCGCGCCCTGGTCGCCCCGATCCTGCTGATCGCCACCGTGGTGCTGTCGTTCCTGGCCACGCTCGGCCTCTGCGCACTGATCTTCAGGTACCTGCTGGACTTCCCCGGCGTCGACCAGTCCTTCCCGCTCTTCGCGTTCGTCTTCCTGGTCGCCCTCGGCATCGACTACAACATCTTCCTGATGAGCCGGGTCCGCGAGGAGTCGGTCCGGCGGGGCACCCGGGCCGGCGTCCTGGCCGGGCTCGCCGTCACCGGCGGCGTGATCACCTCGGCCGGCATCGTGCTCGCCGCCACCTTCTCCGCGCTCGCCGTCCTGCCGCTGGTGGTGCTCGTCGAGCTGGGCGTGGCGGTCGCCGCCGGGGTGCTGCTCGACACCATCGTCGTCCGGTCGCTGCTGGTGCCCGCGCTCGCGTACGACATCGGGCCGAAGATCTGGTGGCCGAGCCGGCTCGCCCGGGCCAACCGGGACGGCGACCGGGCCGGGGCGGAGGTCGTCGGTGTCCGGTGAGGCCGACGTCGTCATCGTCGGCGGCGGGCTGGCCGGCCTCGCCGCCGCCCGCCGGCTGCACCGCGCCGGCGTGCCGTGGCGGCTGCTCGAAGCCGGCGACCGGCTCGGCGGCCGGGTGGCCACCGACGAGGTCGACGGCTACCTGCTGGACCGCGGCTTCCAGGTGCTCAACACCGCGTACCCGCGGCTCGGCGGCCTGCTCGACCTGGGCCCCCTCGACCTCGGCTGGTTCACCTCCGGCGTGCTGGTCCGCCGCGGCGACCGCCTCGAACGGCTGGTCAACCCGCTGCGCGACCCCGCCGGCACGCGCGGCACGATGACCGCCCGGATCGGCTCCCTCGTCGACCGGCTCCGCTTCGCCGCACTCGCCACCGGCTGCGCCACCCTGCCGGTGGGCCGGCTGCTCAACGCGCCCGAGACGACCAGCGAGGCGGCGCTGCGCCGGGCCGGGCTCTCCGACGCGTTCATCGAGGAGCTGCTCCGGCCGTTCCTCTCCGGGGTGCTCCTCGACCGGGAGCTGGCGACCTCCAGCCACGTGCTGGCGGTGTTCCTGCGCTCGTTCGCCCGGGGCCGGATCGGGCTGCCCGCCCGGGGGATGGCCGCGCTGCCCCGGGCCGTCGCCGCTCCGCTGCCCGCCGAGCTGATCGAGGTGGACACCCCGGTCGCGGAGGTCGCGCCCGGCCGGGTCCGCACCGGCAGCGGCGAGATCACCTGCCGCGCCGTGTTGGTCGCCGTGGACCCGCCGGCAGCCGCCACGCTGCTGCCCCAGCTCCACCGGGTACGCATGCACGGCTACACGACCTACTACCACAGCACCGACACCCCGCCCCTGGCCGAGCCGATCCTGCTGCTCGACGGGGAGCGGCGGGAACTGGTCGCCAACACCGTGGTGCCGAGCAACGCCGCGCCCACCTACGCGCCGGGCGGCCGGCACCTGGTGGCCACCTCGGTGGTCGGCCCGCAGGCCCCGCCCGAGCCGGTCATCCGGCGGGAACTCGACCGGCTCTACGGCCGCTCCACCGCCGACTGGACCCACCTCACCACCGTCTCCGTGCCGGACGCGCTGCCCGCCATGCCGCCACCGCAGGGCCGGCTGCGCAAGCCGGTCGCGCTGGCCGACGGGCTCTTCGTCGCCGGCGACCACCGGGACAGCCCGTCCATCCAGGGCGCGCTGGCCAGCGGCTGGCGGGCCGCCGGCGCCGTGCTCGCCGCGCTACGGCCCAGCTGACGGCGGAGGTCCGAGCTGGACGGGGGACCCGAAGACGGTTCGTGATCACCTATCATCGCCGCCATGCCCGCACCCTACCCGGCGATCACCTTCGAGCCGGCCGCCGCGTATCCCGAGGTCACACCGCTGCGCGCGGCGCTCACCGCCGGCGACTGGGCCGGTGTGCACGCGTTGCTGGACCCGCTGGACTGGAACGGCCGCTCCCTGCTGGTCGGCCTCGCCGGCGAGGTGTCCGGGATCGAGCCGTTCCTGCGGTCCGTCACGGCCGCCCACCCGGGAGACACCCTCGCGCCGACCCTCCTCGCCGCGCACCTGATCAGGGTGGGCTGGGACATCCGCACCGGCGCCCGGGCGCAGTACGTCAGCCGGGAGCAGTTCGAGCAGTTCCACGCGTACCTGCGGCAGGCGGAGCAGCTCCTCATCGACGTCTGCGCCCGCGACCCGGGCAATGCGGCGGCCTGGCAGCTGCGGCTGCGCGCGGCGAGGGGCCTCGAGCTGGGCCAGGCGGAGGCGCGCCGTCGCTACGACCGGCTCTCCCGGGCCTTCCCGCACCACGTGAGCGCCCAGCAGTCGCTGCTGCAGCAGTTCTGCCCGAAGTGGAGCGGCACCTGGGACAAGGCGTTCGCCTTCGCCCGGGAGTGCATGGCCGCCGCCCCGGAGGGAGCCCACAACGCGGTCGTCCTCGCCGAGGCGCACCTGGAGCGGTGGACCGACGGGGACAGCAGCGCCGAGCGGGCCCGCTACCGCAAGGACCCGCAGTTCAAGCGGGACATCTGGGAGGCCGCCCAGCGGTCGGTGCTGCACCCGCGCTTCGAGCACCGGCACGGTTGGGTGTCGGTCCGGTCGATGTTCGCCCTGATGCTCTGCGTCGCCGAGTTCTGGGATGCCGCGATCGCCCAGTTCACCGCGCTCGGCCACCTGGCCAGCGAGTACCCGTGGTCGTACCTCGGTGGGGTCGAGGGCCTGGAGAAGTTCCGCGGCGAGGCGTACGCGAAGGGTGGCCAGCGATGATCCGCCAGCTCGAGGTCGACGGGGTGCCGACCCTGCTCGCCCCCACGGCCGGGCCGATGCGCGCCGGCCTCACCTTCCGGGTGGGCGTCGCCGACGAGACCCTGGCCCGCAGCGGCGTCACCCACCTGCTGGAGCACCTGGCGCTCGCCCCGCTCGGCCTCACCGACTACCACTTCAACGGGGCCACCGCCCCCACCTTCACCTCCTTCTACATGCAGGGCTCGGAACAGGACATCGCCGGCTTCCTCACCGCCGTCTGCCGCAACCTGCACGACCTGCCGATGGCCCGGCTGCAGGTGGAGAAGGAGATCCTGCGGACCGAGTGGAGCGGCCGCGGCAGCATCGACCAGGTGCCGTTGTGGCGGCACGGCGCCCGGGACCACGGCCTGACCAGCTACCCGGAGTTCGGCCTGTACGCGCTCACCGAGCACGACCTGCGGGCGTGGGCGGCCCGGTGGTTCACCCGGGAGAACGCGGTGCTCTGGATCGCCGGGGACCGGGTACCGGAGGGCCTCCGGCTGACCCTGCCGCCCGGCGTACGGCAGCCCGTGCCGCCGGTGTCGTCGGCGCTGCCGCGCACCCCGGCGTACTTCGTGCACGGCTCGCGGATGGTGGTGCTGGACTCCGTCGTGCGGCGCCGGACCGCCGCGGCCGTCTTCGCCGACGTGCTGGAGCGCGAGCTGTACCGCTCGCTGCGCCAGGAGGACGGCCTCTCCTACGCCGTCGACACCGGATACGACCCGCGCGGCGACGGGCGGGCCACCCTGCGCGCCCTCGCCGACGCGCTCCCCGAGAAGCAGGACGCCCTGGTCGGCGGCTTCGTCGACACCCTGGCCAAGCTGCGCGTCGGGCGGATCGAGCAGGCCGACCTGGACGCCACCCTGGCCAAGCGGGACGACGTCCTGGGCACCGCCGAGGTGGACGCGGCCCGGCTGCCCGGCCAGGCGTGGGACCTGCTCACCGGCCAGCCGGTCCGCGGCGTCGACGAGCTGCGCGCCGAACTCAAGGCGGTCACCCTCGCCGACCTGCACGAGGTCGCCCAGGAGGTCACGTCCAGCGCGCTGCTCATGGTCCCCGACGGCACCCGGGCGGACTGGGCCGGCTTCACCCCGGCACCCACCCAGTCCGAGCACGCCGTCGCCGGCACCGCCTACCGGGAACGCGAGGGCGGCGGCGAGCTGCGGGTCGGCGTCGAGGGCGTCAGCTTCGCCGCGCCCGAGGGCGCCGCCACCGTCCGGTACGCCGAGTGCGCCGCCCTGCTCGCCTGGCCGGACGGCGCCCGCCGGATGATCGGCTACGACGGCATCACGGTGCACATCGAACCGACCCTGCTCGACCTGCACCCCGGCGCCATCGCGGTGATCGACCAGCAGGTGCCCGCCGACCGCCGGGTGCCGATGCCGGCCCGCCCGCCGGAGCGGGTCCCCCAGCCGTACGCGGGCGGCGGCCGGCCCGGCGCCACGGCCCGACCGGCGCCGCACGCCTGGTGGGCGATCCTGCTGATGGTGCTCAGCGGCCTCGCCACCCTCGGCGTCGGCGGGTTCAGCCTGCTGCTCACCATCGGCATGCTGCTGCCCGACGAGACCGGGACCGACGACGGCTGGCTGTGGGCCGTGGTCGTGGCGGGCTGGCTGCTCACTGTTATCCTCGCGTTGCCCATCGTGCTGTTGCGGCGGCGGCGACGCTGAGGTTCGTGGTGGCCGGTGATCCATCCGGCGGGTTAGGATCCCGGCGCGGTGACGGGGCGGTAGCTCAGCGGGTTAGAGCAGGGGACTCATAATCCCTCGGTCGCGGGTTCGAGTCCCGCCCGCCCCACCACGAAAACACCCTGGTCAGGCATGGTGCCGACGACCCGGATGAACGGCGTCAAGATCGGGACCGACGCCGTCAGTCCGCACTGAGTCCGCAGCAGCACGAGCCGCCGCCCGGTCGAGACGGTCCGCCACCTGGAGAAGGCCCGCTTCACCGATGCGGTTCCCCGCCGTCATGGCAGGCTGTCGACGACTGGGCAGATACCGAATCTTCGTTGCCTCGGCGCTGGCCGACCTGAAGGATGCGGGTCGTGAAGATCGAGATCCGACCCGTCGAACGCTCCGAGGCAGTCGATTACCTCAAGGTGCTGCCGTACGTCAACGGGCTGCCGAACTGGGAGCCGGCTCCCAGTGCGGGGCACGGCGGCCCGGAAGCGTGGCCGCCGCCGAGAAAGCCGGCCACCGAGCAGCAGCTGGAAGCCTGGGCTGATGAGGTGATGGATGACCACTTCCATCCTCAGGCCGCCTTCGTGGACGGGAAGCTGGTGGGTGGCTCGGCGATGCTCTCGCTGGCCATCACCGTGCCGGGGCTGCGTGCTGTGCCGTTCGGCGGTGTCACGGCAACTGGCGTGATCGCGACCCACCGTCGGCGCGGGCTCCTGCGCGGCATGATGCAGGCGATGTTCGATGAAGCCTTGGCGCGCGGCGAACCGTTGGCCGCTCTGAGCGCGAGTGAGGGGGGCATCTACGGGCGCTTCGGGTTCTCCCCGGCGACGATGCGCGCCCGTTGGGAGTTGGAGCGCATCGACGCCCGCTTCATCGACTCCGAATTTGCCGCGGGCTCGTTGGAGCTGGTAGACGCTGCGGCGGCGCGGCAGGCCTGGCCGCAGATTCATAAGCAGATTCGGCAACGCCAGATCGGCGAACTCGCTCCCCAGCCCGGCCGGTGGACGGCCTGTCCGATGAGGCCGCCGGCACCGACGGGCCGATGCGGTACCTGCTGCACCGTGACGTAGACGGCAACCTTGACGGCGTTGCGAACTTCCGGCTCCCGTGGTCGCCGTTGCCGGAACATACCGGGACGCTCGTCGTCGAGGGGTTTCAAGCCTCGACCCCGGAGGCCTATCGGGCGATGTGGATGCTTCTGACCGACTTCGACCTCACCCGGAAGATCGTCGCGCCGTCCCGGCCGACAGACGAACCGCTGCGCTGGATGCTGCGTAATCCACGCGCCATGCGGATCACCCGGCAGTCCGACAACCTGTGGCTCCGCATCCTCGACCTGCCGGGCGCCTTGACCGCGCGCGCCTACGACACCACCGCCGAGCTGACGTTCGCGATCGAGGACGACAGCATGTGCCCGCACAATGTCGGCGTATGGCGGTTGGCAGTGTCCCCCGAGGGGGCGACCTGCACCCGAACGGACATGCGACCGGATCTCACAATGGACATCCAGTCGTTGAGCTCCCTATACCTGGGCGGCATGTCCGCTGCCGTGCTGGCCGGAGCCGGCCGCATCCGCCCTCACCGACTCAGTGCGGTGACCGACACCGCCCGCGTCTTCCGCGTTGATCCCGAACCGTTCAACTCTTTCGGCTTTTGACCTATCCGGTTTGGGTGGCGAATTCTCGAGGAACCTGGAAGGAACCGCCAGGCCATCCACGGGCCACAGGGTGGTGTCAGCGGGGGCCAGACCAGGCCACGTAGGAGCGCGTCGAGCAGGCGTGGCGGCCCGTTCCGAGCCGATCTTGTGCGATTCCCAAGCTGACAGCTGCACTCGGATCACCCGGGTCATCGTGACCATGTTGACGGCGATGAGGGACCGGGCGCGATGTCGTACCCGCTTGCTACGGTGCGCCGCAGTTGGCCGGTCAGAGCAACCCCGTGTGGGACAGCGCGGCTACGGGGGGCGGGCACTGGTAGGTCCCCGGAGTGATCCCGGGACTGAATATCGGACACCGCGACCCGCCCCCCGCCACGAGCCCGCTCATGTCGAGCCCAGCGCGGCGACGAACGTGTCCTGGTTGGCCTCGGTGTGGGCGAGTTCGCGCTGGGTCCAGGCGAGGATCTCGGCAGAACGGGGGCGAGGGACCGAGGCCGTCTCGTCGTCGACCATGTCTCGCCAGAACGCCTCGTTGCGATGTAAGCGCTCGCGGATGGCCGCGGGTAGGCGACCACGGTCGGTCGGGCTCAAGCCGTACGCGTCCGCCAGGGTCCGCACCTGGCGGGCCTGTTCTGTCGCAGGTCCCCGGTCGGGCCGTGACGAGATGCACCAGGCCCAGGCCAGGTACCCCAGGTCCTCCAACGGGTGGCCAGGAGCCGCGAAGTCGAAGTCGATGAACGCCGCCGGCTGGCCGTCGCGGAAGACGGTGTTGTTCGGACCGGGGTCGTGATGGCAGACCACCTCACCCCCCAGGACGCAGGCCAAGTCGCGCGTGGCGTCATGCAGTTGTCGAAGCAGCCTTGCGGCCTGGCCAACCTGCTTGTCCGTGAAGTGCTGCCATCGTGCAGGCACGTGGCCGGGCACGAACGACAACATGTCACGACCGTGTTGATCCCACCCCAGATGCTGAGGGCAGCCGTCGAAGCCCTTCTTGGCGAGATGAGTCAGCAGCCGCGCCACAAATCGCGACGCAGGCGAGGCCGGGCGACGCACCGTGTCGCCCACCCGGACCACACCAGCCGTCAAACGACCTCCGGCCAAGTTCTGCTCCACGCCATGCTCACTGACCTGACCCATCTCGCGACCCTAACGGCCGCGCAGCCTGCATCACCTGAAGGCCGGCCCCTGCCAGGCCGGACCTCGCTCGATGCACGCTGCTGCCGCCGGCCAGGGTGGTGCCTCACCAGCGGCGGGTCAGTGAGCACCTGCCGGAGGCGCTACTGCCAAGGTGGGGTGTATCGGCTCAGGTATTTGCGAGCACGGGGGAGCGGATCATCCCAATACTGGTTCGGCATGCGGTGGTGGTGCTTCTCGCAGAACTCAGCCAGACCGTCCGTGATCTTTACGCGCTCAATCGGGTGGCCTTCGAAGTCTGTGTTGACCGCCAGCAGTTGCGGCTCGGGATTCCAGCCCGAGTGGTCGAACGCCCAGCCATCCCAGATCGCGTACGCGTGGAAGACCTGCCGCTCGCCCGCGAAGCGCACCGCCGCTATCTCGATCGACCGCCTCGGGTAGGAATCCCGGCAGACCCAGGCGAGAATGTGACACGCTCCGGCAGCGAAGAAGGCCTGGTCCGTCCGTTCCCATGCGATGCGCTGGTCTGATCGCTCGATCGCCGTCCGACGAAACGCGCCCGCTGCTTCGGCTGTCACGGGACGGACGTTAGTGGATGGTCCGACGCGTCCGCTCGTGCCGCGAGTACGCCCCTCGGCGGGCCGGCGATCTTCCTGTTCGGCCGAAGTCGGCTGGAACGGGTCGTCTTCAACCTGCTCGCCCTGCGCCGGCTCGTCGGCATCGGCGTTCTGGTCCTGCTGGCGCCGCCGCTGTTCTTCGACCCGCCGCTGCTCGCCGCCCTCGCCGCTGCCGTCGTGCTGCTCGGCGTCGCCGTCGCCGTCGCCGACGCCCGACGCGCCGCCGGCCGCCCACCGGAGGGCCCCGTCCCCGTCCGCCTAGCGGAGGCGGTCCGCATCATTCCGCGCTTTCAGTGGGAGGACTCGCGGTTGAACAGTCGTTTCGACCAGAGGTATCCGCCCAGCGCGATGACGGCGCACCAGACGAGCGCGAGCCACGCGTTGTTCCCGATCGGCTTGTCCATCAGCAGGCCGCGCAGGGTTTCGATGATCGGCGTGAACGGCTGGTACTCGGCGAACCAGCGCAGACCGGCCGGCATGGAGTCGGTGGGGACGAACCCGCTGCCGAGGAAGGGCAGCAGCACGAGCGGCATGGGCAGGTTGCTCGCGGTCTCGACGCTCTTGCTCACCTGGCCGAGCGCGACGGACAACCAGACGAGCGCGAAGGTGACCGCCACCAGGAACCCGGCCGTGGCCAGCCACGCGCCCAGCCCGGCGGTGGGCCGGAAGCCGACCAGCAGCGCCACGCCGATCACGATGGCCAGGCTGAGCATCGCCTGGATCATGCTGCCCAGGACGTGTCCGGTCAGCACCGAGACGCGGGCGATGTGCATGGTGCGAAACCGGGTGATGATGCCTTCGGTCATGTCCATGGCGATCGAGATCGCGGTCCCCTGGACCGTGGCCGTCACGGTCATCAGGATGATCGCGGGCGCCACGTAGTTGGCGTACGCGGCACGCCCGCCGGCCGCGCCGCTGTGCACCGCCCCGCCGAGCCCGGCGCCCAGCGTGCCGCCGAGCACGTAGACGAACAGCAGCAGGAAGACGACGGGCATCCCGACGAGGGTCACGGTCATCGACGGGTACCGCAGCATGCGCTTGAGGTTGCGGCGCAGCATCGTCGCCGAGTCGCGTAGCGGATGGAAACGGAGGCTTGCCGGAGCCGGGGCGGTGAGGGCCGGGGTGCTCATCGAGTGGTCACCTTCTCGTCGGTGGAGTTGCCGGTGAGGGCGAGGAAGACGTCGTCGAGATCGGGGGTGTGCACGGACAGTTCGTCGACCTCGATGGCCCGGTCGTCGAGCCGGCCGATCAGCGTCTTCAGCGCGCGCAGGCTGCCATCGCTGGGCACCCGCAGGGCGAGCGCGTCGTTGTCGCGCGAGGCCTGACCCAGCACGCGCATGGCCGCGTCGAGGCCCTCCTGGTCGGCGAACCGCAGGCGAACGTGTCCACCGGGGATGCGGCGCTTGAGTTCCTCCGCGGTTCCCTCGGCGACCACCCGACCGTGGTCGAGGACCGCGATCCGGTCGGCCAGCTCGTCGGCCTCGTCCAGGTACTGGGTGGTCAGGAAGATGGTGACGCCGGCGGCCACCAGGTCTCGGACGATCTGCCACATGTCCCGGCGGCTGCGCGGGTCCAGTCCGGTGGTCGGCTCGTCGAGGAAGATCACTTGCGGGCTGCCGACCAGGGTCATCGCCAGGTCGAGCCGCCGCAGCATGCCCCCGGAGTAGGTCGCTGCCGGCTTCGTGGCCGCCTCGGTCAGGTCGAACTGTTCGAGCAGCTGGGCGGCGCGCCGCCGGCCTTCGCCCCGGGCGAGGTGGTGCAGATCCGCCATCAGCCGCAGGTTCTCCTCGCCGGTGAGCAGCTTGTCCACCGCGGAGAACTGACCGGTGACGCCGATCGCGGCGCGCACCGCGTCCGGCTCGCGGGCGAGGTCGTGCCCGGCGACCTGGACGTCACCGTCGTCGGCACTGAGCAGAGTGGACAAAATCTTGACGGTGGTGGTCTTCCCGGCGCCGTTCGCGCCGAGCAGCGAGAAGATCGTTCCCCGCGGCACGTTCAGCTCGAGACCGTCGAGCACGACGTGGTCGCCGAAGGATTTCCGTAGCCCGGTTGCGGCAATCGCCGGCCGGGACTGGGTGATGGTCATGGTTCCCTTCTCCGGGGCTGGAAGCGGATCAGGAGCGATGGATGGTGATGTCGCCGTAGGAGGTGCGGCCACGCACCTCGACGGTCTGGTCGGCCTCGTCGGGCCGGGTGGTGTTCTCCAGCAGGTTGCGTACGTGCCCGAATCCGGTGTTCATGTCCAGCCAGGCGGCGGTGCCCTCGGCGATGCCGATGTCCAGGTCGCCCATCGCGGTGCCGAGTACGGTCGAGCCGCGGACCACCTCGCCGAGGCGGATGCCGCCGTTGGACGTCTTCGCGTCGACGCCGGCGCCGGCCCGCTCGACGGCGATGGCGCCGTTGGCGTTGCGCACCCGCACGTCGCCGGTGGCCGCGTCGATCGTGGTGTCGCCGTTGGAGTTCTTGACCACCACGGTGCCCTCGACCTCGCCGATCCGGATCTTGCCCGAGCCGGTGGAGATCTCGGCGTTGCCCGTGATGCCGTCGACGGTGACGTGACCGATCCCCGTGTGCAGTCGCAGCGGGCCGGTTCGTTCGAGCCAGACGTTGCCGGTGGTCTTGAGGCGGCACTCGCCGAGCCGGCCGGCACAGCGGATGTCGCCCATCTGCAGGTGAGCGGAGAGTTGGGAACCGCTGGGCAGTTCGATGAGAACGTCCACGGACCTGCTCTTCTTGGAGAAGTCGAAGGTGCGCTTCGGGCCGGTGACCTGGAGCATGCCGTTGGTGCAGTCGACCCGGACCTGCGCAGCGGCCTGCACGTCGGACTCGTCGGTCTCGTCGCTCGGCCGGACCTCGACGACGGTGTCGGCCCGGTCGCTCGCGATGATCCGCACGTGGCCGACGCCGAATTCGAGCGTGACGGAGATCGGTTCGGGCGTCTCGAAAGTAGGCATGGTTGTCCCCGCATCATGGGTAGGTGAGTCGTCCCCGCAGGTCGGGGACGTGGGGTGAAGACAGCGTGTGCGGTGCGGTCAGCGCACCCAGCCGGTGAAGCGCTGCGGGGTCCGTTTCCCGCCGCCGCGTGGCTCGGGACGCTGCTCGCGATCGGACCGCTGCAAGCCGGCGGCGGCTGCCCGGACCAGCCAGGCGTTGACCGAGCGTCCCTCCTTGGCCGCGGCCTCCTCGATCGCGGCCTTGAGCTGCTCGGGCATGCGTACGTTGATCCGCGCGGCTGGGCCGTCCTCGGCGATCAGCAGATCGCTGTCCGGCGCGCCGTCGACCGTCGCCGCAGTGTCCCCGGCCGCGAGCCCGAGCGGCTCGGCGGGTGGTGAGGTCACGACGAAGTTCGGATCGCGTCCGCGCAGGCGCAGCTCCACCGAACCCGGAGCCAGGTCCCGGGTGATCTCGTCGGCGGCGGCCGACAGCGCGTCCAGCAGCGTCATCCGGATCGCCGACTCGAGCGACCCGGTCAGGCGCTCGACCAGCGCACGCGCCTCTTCACCACCGGTTTCGGCGAGCGTGGCGAACTCACGTCCGA
This sequence is a window from Micromonospora sp. NBRC 110009. Protein-coding genes within it:
- a CDS encoding ABC transporter permease, with translation MSTPALTAPAPASLRFHPLRDSATMLRRNLKRMLRYPSMTVTLVGMPVVFLLLFVYVLGGTLGAGLGGAVHSGAAGGRAAYANYVAPAIILMTVTATVQGTAISIAMDMTEGIITRFRTMHIARVSVLTGHVLGSMIQAMLSLAIVIGVALLVGFRPTAGLGAWLATAGFLVAVTFALVWLSVALGQVSKSVETASNLPMPLVLLPFLGSGFVPTDSMPAGLRWFAEYQPFTPIIETLRGLLMDKPIGNNAWLALVWCAVIALGGYLWSKRLFNRESSH
- a CDS encoding ATP-binding cassette domain-containing protein — translated: MTITQSRPAIAATGLRKSFGDHVVLDGLELNVPRGTIFSLLGANGAGKTTTVKILSTLLSADDGDVQVAGHDLAREPDAVRAAIGVTGQFSAVDKLLTGEENLRLMADLHHLARGEGRRRAAQLLEQFDLTEAATKPAATYSGGMLRRLDLAMTLVGSPQVIFLDEPTTGLDPRSRRDMWQIVRDLVAAGVTIFLTTQYLDEADELADRIAVLDHGRVVAEGTAEELKRRIPGGHVRLRFADQEGLDAAMRVLGQASRDNDALALRVPSDGSLRALKTLIGRLDDRAIEVDELSVHTPDLDDVFLALTGNSTDEKVTTR
- a CDS encoding DUF4097 family beta strand repeat-containing protein; translation: MPTFETPEPISVTLEFGVGHVRIIASDRADTVVEVRPSDETDESDVQAAAQVRVDCTNGMLQVTGPKRTFDFSKKSRSVDVLIELPSGSQLSAHLQMGDIRCAGRLGECRLKTTGNVWLERTGPLRLHTGIGHVTVDGITGNAEISTGSGKIRIGEVEGTVVVKNSNGDTTIDAATGDVRVRNANGAIAVERAGAGVDAKTSNGGIRLGEVVRGSTVLGTAMGDLDIGIAEGTAAWLDMNTGFGHVRNLLENTTRPDEADQTVEVRGRTSYGDITIHRS
- a CDS encoding ribbon-helix-helix protein, CopG family, with protein sequence MDLTPYVSNLGREFATLAETGGEEARALVERLTGSLESAIRMTLLDALSAAADEITRDLAPGSVELRLRGRDPNFVVTSPPAEPLGLAAGDTAATVDGAPDSDLLIAEDGPAARINVRMPEQLKAAIEEAAAKEGRSVNAWLVRAAAAGLQRSDREQRPEPRGGGKRTPQRFTGWVR